The Antedon mediterranea chromosome 11, ecAntMedi1.1, whole genome shotgun sequence genome window below encodes:
- the LOC140062849 gene encoding SURP and G-patch domain-containing protein 1-like → MAYRANRGRGGFQSNKLQTINQQEKMLAAKKKEILLKLEEKKKKKLAEEEAKLASLATSSIPLPVLPAAPAPSLKKNETPSPSKPQSQPPSQPPSAGQNTFSNDGSFLEQFRKMQEAAANKEEKSLISIANTNPPPPPPPLDLRVEPPAPLPVTHYPPPPIPNTYIKSAAPVAPPSMMFSKPAVFQDSDSDEEQDSSGKILPPEDPDLRKLIETFAKSVAEGGTVIEDIATKNHRGNPKYRFLTDTSCKLHDYYRQKVGEYRIKKQQVFADKTVAWLANKDNPSSSQPSNDDSFQGKRKRKSRWGETNSDITPPKIAVGTLSVASVMNPVGMVGTSELSDEQKKQFIEQKQMQAMYDAVISRQKELMQQQQHHEELKRQYEYDSDEDTEGGTWEHKLRSKEMKKTQEYAEKLTTFGRGKHHLGDFLPPEELNKFMETLNSLKEGRTPDYSDYKEFKLQADNIGFQMLQKLGWKDGEGLGSEAQGITAPVNRAAQRSDNQGLGIERPADLTKEDADNEYDAYRKRMMLAYRFRPNPLNNPRRPYY, encoded by the exons atggCATATCGTGCAAACAGAGGAAGAGGTGGTTTCCAAAGTAATAAATTGCAAACAATTAATCAGCAAGAAAAGATGCTTGCtgcaaaaaagaaagaaattctACTAAAACTGgaagagaaaaagaaaaaaaagttggCAGAAGAGGAGGCAAAACTTGCTTCACTGGCAACTTCAAG CATCCCATTGCCAGTATTGCCAGCAGCACCAGCTCCATCACTCAAGAAAAATGAGACGCCATCTCCATCTAAGCCTCAAAGTCAGCCTCCAAGTCAGCCTCCAAGTGCTGGTCAGAATACATTCAGTAATGATGGCAGCTTCTTGGAGCAATTTCGAAAGATGCAAGAAGCAGCTGCTAATAAGGAAGAGAAATCTCTCATCTCAATTGCAAACACAAATCCGCCACCACCTCCTCCTCCATTAG ATTTACGGGTAGAGCCTCCAGCCCCCTTACCTGTCACTCACTACCCACCTCCTCCAATTCCAAATACATACATCAAATCAGCGGCACCAGTAGCGCCACCGTCTATGATGTTCTCAAAACCAGCAGTATTTCAGGATTCTGATAGTGACGAGGAACAAGACTCGTCAGGAAAAA TCTTACCGCCAGAGGATCCTGACTTGAGAAAACTTATTGAGACATTTGCAAAAAGTGTAGCAGAGGGAGGAACGGTGATTGAAGACATAGCAACCAAAAACCACAGAGGAAACCCAAAGTATCG ttttcttACGGATACAAGCTGTAAACTGCATGATTACTACCGGCAAAAAGTAGGTGAATACAGAATTAAGAAACAACAGGTGTTTGCAGACAAAACAG TTGCATGGTTAGCTAATAAAGACAATCCATCATCTAGTCAACCTTCAAACGACGACTCATTCCAAGGAAAGAGGAAGCGCAAGAGCCGTTGGGGTGAAACTAATTCTGACATAACGCCCCCTAAAATAGCTGTTGGTACTTTAAGCGTTGCCTCAGTTATGAATCCTGTGGGAATGGTGGGCACGTCGGAACTTAGTGACGAACAGAAGAAGCAATTCATTGAACAAAAACAA ATGCAAGCAATGTATGATGCAGTGATATCAAGACAGAAAGAACTGATGCAGCAACAGCAACATCATGAAGAGTTGAAACGTCAATATGAATATGACAGCGATGAAGACACAGAGGGCGGTACATGGGAACACAAACTGAGATCGAAGGAGATGAAAAAAACTCAAG AGTATGCTGAGAAGTTAACAACCTTTGGCAGAGGCAAGCATCATCTTGGAGATTTTCTACCGCCAGAAGAACTTAACAAATTTATGGAAACACTGAATTCTTTGAAAGAAGGTCGAACACCTGACTACTCGGACTATAAGGAGTTTAAATTACAGGCTGATAACATAg GTTTCCAAATGTTACAGAAGCTAGGCTGGAAAGATGGAGAAGGACTTGGGTCAGAGGCTCAGGGAATAACCGCTCCAGTTAACAG GGCAGCACAAAGGTCAGACAACCAAGGCTTGGGTATTGAGAGGCCAGCTGACTTAACCAAGGAGGATGCTGATAATGAGTATGATGCTTACCGTAAACGAATGATGTTAGCCTACAGGTTTAGGCCTAACCCTCTG aataatCCAAGGCGTCCTTATTACTAG